The genomic interval GGCAATGTTTCAGAAGTGGAATACGCGAAAATGCCCGAGCGGATCCGGCAGATCATGGGTGAGTTCAGCGCGTTGGACGCCGATGGTGATGGCGGCATTAACAAGGAAGAGGCCGATGCTGCACGGCGGCGAATGATGCAGCGCTTTCAAGGCGGCGGAAGTGGCCGATAATTTCAAACATTCGAGTATGGAACCCAACTCAAACGGCAACGGTAATCGCAACGGCACCTCCATCATTCGCATCGAGGGGATGACGAAGATTTACGACCTTGGCGAGGTGAAAGTGCCGGCATTGGCGGGGGTGGACATCAACATCAAGGAAGGCAGCTACGTGGCCATCATGGGGCCTTCCGGCTCAGGCAAATCCACGATGCTCAATATTCTTGGATGCCTTGATCGACCCACTGACGGCCAATATTTTCTTGGCGAACAGGATGTGTCACTCATGAGCGACAGCGCCCTCTCCGAAGTGCGCGGCCAACGCATCGGATTTATTTTCCAATCGTACAACCTCATCCCGCAGCTGGACGTGGTGGAGAATATTCACGTGCCGCTTTTTTATCAGGGCAAACAACTCTCCGCCCATCGCGAACATTGCGAGGAATTGGCCCGGCTCGTGGGGCTCGGCGATCGGTTGGACCACCGGCCGCTGCAACTTTCCGGTGGCCAACAGCAGCGCGTGGCCGTGGCGCGGAGCTTGGTGAATGATCCGTTGATGATTCTGGCCGATGAACCCACTGGCAACCTTGATTCCAAAACCGGTCAGGAAATTCTCGAATTGCTCGACACGCTGCACGCGCAGGGCAAAACCATCGTGGTTGTCACCCACGGGCAGGACGTGGCCGACCGCGCCGATCGGGTCATTCACCTCAAGGACGGTCTTGTGGATCGTGATGTGACGAACACGCGCAACTGACATGTTTGTATTTCGCTCCATAATCCAAGGCTTCAAAAGCCTGATGCTCTATCCGCTGCGCTCAATGCTCACGATGTTGGGCATCATCTTTGGCGTGTGTTCGGTGATCGCGATGCTGGCAATTGGAGAGGGCCAAAAACAAAAAGCCGAGGAGGAAATTAAAAAACTCGGCGCCATCAACATCATCATCACCAGCCAAAAACCCATCGCGCAGGAAGTGCAGGGTCAGCGCACCGGCTTTGTGGCGGAATACGGCGTGAAGTACGACGACGCCGCGCGCATTGCCGATCTCCGCGATGCCGGCGTCATCCGCGTGTTGCCCGAGAAAATCCGGAGAGAAGATGTGGCCTTCGATCGATTTGTGAAAAAGGATCGCGCCGTTTATGGCACCACACCTTACTTCCTTGAGTTTAGCCAGGCCGAAGTGGTTATGGGCCGCTTCCTCAGCGAGGAGGATGAGATGACCAAAAACAACGTGTGCGTCATCTCCACCACGTTGGCCTCGGAATTGTTTGCGTACCAAAATCCGCTCACCAATGAAATCAAAGTGGGAAAATATTATTATCGGGTGGTGGGTCTCGTACGCACGCCGGCAGATTTGTTGCGCGATATCAAAGGGCAAAAGCAGCGC from Limisphaerales bacterium carries:
- a CDS encoding ABC transporter ATP-binding protein; amino-acid sequence: MEPNSNGNGNRNGTSIIRIEGMTKIYDLGEVKVPALAGVDINIKEGSYVAIMGPSGSGKSTMLNILGCLDRPTDGQYFLGEQDVSLMSDSALSEVRGQRIGFIFQSYNLIPQLDVVENIHVPLFYQGKQLSAHREHCEELARLVGLGDRLDHRPLQLSGGQQQRVAVARSLVNDPLMILADEPTGNLDSKTGQEILELLDTLHAQGKTIVVVTHGQDVADRADRVIHLKDGLVDRDVTNTRN